The following proteins come from a genomic window of Anopheles ziemanni chromosome 3, idAnoZiCoDA_A2_x.2, whole genome shotgun sequence:
- the LOC131289416 gene encoding retinol dehydrogenase 14 isoform X1: MSLLGLDDPLTATASVITGVAIVLSLIKYYLYLTCGHFSSARNMEGKTVIITGANSGIGKETARDLAKRGARIIMACRNMETAKQAQEEIMAETGNTKLLIKHIDVSSLPSVRAFAKEIVATEPVIDVLIHNAGVAQGYNNKVTPDGLEFTMATNYYGPFLLTHLLIDLLKKSAQGRIVIVSSKLYQFASLNPDNINSINPVNYFSLFPIHLYNLSKFAEIMFTQELARRLEGTKVTANCLHPGVIDTGIWRNVPFPINILFKPIQMCFRTPEEGARTSIYLSVSPDVESISGKYFRGCKVHQLNRRVQHVARQHALWEASKKLVKLTPDDPQL, encoded by the exons ATGTCGTTACTAGGGCTCGACGATCCACTCACAGCGACCGCGTCTGTCATCACAGGAGTAGCGATCGTACTGTCACTAATTAAATACTACCTGTACCTCACCTGCGGCCACTTTTCCTCGGCT CGAAACATGGAAGGCAAAACCGTGATCATCACAGGTGCCAACTCGGGCATTGGCAAGGAAACTGCCCGAGATTTGGCCAAACGGGGCGCCCGCATCATCATGGCCTGCCGGAACATGGAGACGGCTAAGCAGGCCCAAG AGGAGATAATGGCCGAAACGGGAAACACGAAACTGCTCATCAAGCATATCGATGTTAGCTCGCTGCCTTCGGTGCGTGCGTTCGCCAAGGAGATCGTGGCCACCGAGCCCGTCATCGACGTGCTGATTCACAACGCCGGCGTTGCACAGGGCTACAACAACAAGGTGACGCCGGACGGTTTGGAGTTCACGATGGCGACCAACTACTACGGGCCGTTCTTGCTGACCCATCTGCTGATAGATCTGCTGAAGAAGTCTGCCCAGGGCAGAATCGTGATCGTTTCCTCGAAGCTGTACCAGTTCGCGTCGCTCAATCCGGACAACATCAACAGCATCAATCCGGTCAACTATTTCTCGCTCTTCCCGATTCACCTGTACAATTTGTCCAAATTCGCCGAGATTATGTTCACGCAGGAGCTGGCACGCCGCTTGGAGGGTACCAAGGTGACCGCGAACTGTCTGCACCCGGGTGTGATCGATACCGGCATCTGGCGCAACGTGCCCTTCCCGATCAACATCCTGTTCAAGCCGATCCAGATGTGCTTCCGCACGCCGGAGGAGGGCGCCCGGACAAGCATCTATCTGTCCGTGTCACCAGACGTGGAGTCGATCAGTGGCAAGTACTTCCGCGGCTGCAAAGTGCATCAGCTCAACCGTCGCGTGCAGCATGTTGCAAGGCAGCACGCGCTCTGGGAGGCGTCAAAGAAGTTGGTGAAGTTAACCCCTGACGATCCTCAGCTGTAA
- the LOC131289416 gene encoding retinol dehydrogenase 14 isoform X3 — protein sequence MEGKTVIITGANSGIGKETARDLAKRGARIIMACRNMETAKQAQEEIMAETGNTKLLIKHIDVSSLPSVRAFAKEIVATEPVIDVLIHNAGVAQGYNNKVTPDGLEFTMATNYYGPFLLTHLLIDLLKKSAQGRIVIVSSKLYQFASLNPDNINSINPVNYFSLFPIHLYNLSKFAEIMFTQELARRLEGTKVTANCLHPGVIDTGIWRNVPFPINILFKPIQMCFRTPEEGARTSIYLSVSPDVESISGKYFRGCKVHQLNRRVQHVARQHALWEASKKLVKLTPDDPQL from the exons ATGGAAGGCAAAACCGTGATCATCACAGGTGCCAACTCGGGCATTGGCAAGGAAACTGCCCGAGATTTGGCCAAACGGGGCGCCCGCATCATCATGGCCTGCCGGAACATGGAGACGGCTAAGCAGGCCCAAG AGGAGATAATGGCCGAAACGGGAAACACGAAACTGCTCATCAAGCATATCGATGTTAGCTCGCTGCCTTCGGTGCGTGCGTTCGCCAAGGAGATCGTGGCCACCGAGCCCGTCATCGACGTGCTGATTCACAACGCCGGCGTTGCACAGGGCTACAACAACAAGGTGACGCCGGACGGTTTGGAGTTCACGATGGCGACCAACTACTACGGGCCGTTCTTGCTGACCCATCTGCTGATAGATCTGCTGAAGAAGTCTGCCCAGGGCAGAATCGTGATCGTTTCCTCGAAGCTGTACCAGTTCGCGTCGCTCAATCCGGACAACATCAACAGCATCAATCCGGTCAACTATTTCTCGCTCTTCCCGATTCACCTGTACAATTTGTCCAAATTCGCCGAGATTATGTTCACGCAGGAGCTGGCACGCCGCTTGGAGGGTACCAAGGTGACCGCGAACTGTCTGCACCCGGGTGTGATCGATACCGGCATCTGGCGCAACGTGCCCTTCCCGATCAACATCCTGTTCAAGCCGATCCAGATGTGCTTCCGCACGCCGGAGGAGGGCGCCCGGACAAGCATCTATCTGTCCGTGTCACCAGACGTGGAGTCGATCAGTGGCAAGTACTTCCGCGGCTGCAAAGTGCATCAGCTCAACCGTCGCGTGCAGCATGTTGCAAGGCAGCACGCGCTCTGGGAGGCGTCAAAGAAGTTGGTGAAGTTAACCCCTGACGATCCTCAGCTGTAA
- the LOC131289416 gene encoding retinol dehydrogenase 14 isoform X2: MSLLGLDDPLTATASVITGVAIVLSLIKYYLYLTCGHFSSARNMEGKTVIITGANSGIGKETARDLAKRGARIIMACRNMETAKQAQDEIVKETGNQNVVVLKLDLSSQASVREFAAEVLRTERKLDVLVHNAGFAETFRKSKSVDGIEFTMATNHYGPFLLTHLLIDLLKRSTPSRIVVVASELYRFASVNLSNLNPVNTMPAYLYYVSKCANIMFTRELARRLEGTSVTANCLHPGMIDSGIWRNVPFPLTLPMRLIKSFFKTNAEGAQTSLYLACSEEVEGVTGKYFMDCKEAGLSAGICDMERARQLWEESVKIVNLTSSDPKI; this comes from the exons ATGTCGTTACTAGGGCTCGACGATCCACTCACAGCGACCGCGTCTGTCATCACAGGAGTAGCGATCGTACTGTCACTAATTAAATACTACCTGTACCTCACCTGCGGCCACTTTTCCTCGGCT CGAAACATGGAAGGCAAAACCGTGATCATCACAGGTGCCAACTCGGGCATTGGCAAGGAAACTGCCCGAGATTTGGCCAAACGGGGCGCCCGCATCATCATGGCCTGCCGGAACATGGAGACGGCTAAGCAGGCCCAAG ATGAAATAGTCAAAGAAACGGGTAACCAAAACGTTGTCGTGCTGAAGCTGGACCTCAGCTCGCAAGCGTCGGTCCGCGAGTTTGCGGCGGAGGTCCTGCGCACCGAGCGTAAGCTGGACGTGCTGGTTCACAACGCCGGGTTTGCGGAAACGTTCCGGAAGTCGAAGAGCGTCGATGGAATCGAGTTTACGATGGCCACCAACCACTACGGGCCGTTCCTGCTGACCCATCTGCTGATCGATCTGCTCAAGCGGTCCACCCCGAGCCGGATCGTTGTGGTGGCGTCCGAGCTGTACCGGTTCGCCTCGGTCAACCTGAGCAATCTGAATCCGGTGAACACCATGCCGGCCTATCTGTACTACGTGTCAAAGTGTGCCAACATTATGTTCACGCGCGAACTGGCCCGCCGGCTTGAGGGTACCTCGGTGACGGCAAACTGTCTGCATCCGGGCATGATCGATTCCGGCATCTGGCGGAACGTCCCGTTCCCGCTGACGCTCCCGATGCGCCTAATCAAGAGCTTCTTCAAGACCAATGCCGAGGGAGCGCAAACCTCACTGTATCTCGCCTGCtcggaggaggtggagggcGTCACCGGCAAGTACTTCATGGACTGCAAGGAGGCGGGCCTCAGTGCCGGTATCTGCGATATGGAGAGAGCCCGTCAACTCTGGGAAGAATCGGTCAAAATCGTCAATCTAACGAGCAGCGATCCGAAGATCTAA